A stretch of the Rhizobium sullae genome encodes the following:
- the metC gene encoding cystathionine beta-lyase, with translation MHDDTRCLQTNDATAPLGFQSLSFPVFRGSTVVFPTVDAYQRRRETFYDGYSYGLYGTPTSRALEARIASLECGTYSHVVPSGLAAIVLTILAVAKAGDQVLLPDSVYDPVRTLSDNFLSFLGIEVGYYDPLIGGGIAALLNDRVRLVLVESPGSATMEIQDMAAIVKAARASGSLVAADNTWATPLRLKPLAMGIDFSICALSKYLSGHSDVLMGSVAVRDETLYRRLRDVSRYLGYGVSPEDCSLVMRGIETLPIRLDRAEANALAIAKWLQERPEVLSVLHPALPSHPGHELWQRDFLGSSGLFSVVLQSWTRPRVASAIESLEFFSIGASWGGTKSIVAVIDPQPARTTTRTDIQGPLIRFSIGLEHVDDLLADLEKSFRILAAEMVEPSMPTRREI, from the coding sequence ATGCACGACGACACCAGATGCCTTCAGACAAACGACGCCACAGCCCCACTCGGCTTTCAAAGCCTGTCCTTTCCTGTGTTCCGTGGCTCTACGGTCGTATTCCCTACGGTCGATGCCTATCAACGCCGTCGGGAGACTTTCTACGATGGTTATTCCTACGGGCTTTACGGCACCCCAACCTCGCGGGCTCTCGAAGCGCGCATCGCGTCGCTGGAATGCGGAACCTACTCCCACGTTGTGCCGTCTGGTCTTGCTGCCATAGTCTTGACAATTCTGGCGGTGGCCAAAGCGGGCGATCAGGTGCTGCTCCCGGACAGTGTATATGATCCGGTAAGAACACTGTCCGATAACTTTCTCTCATTTCTAGGAATTGAGGTCGGCTATTACGATCCGCTGATCGGGGGTGGGATTGCGGCACTCCTCAACGACCGCGTCAGGCTGGTCTTGGTCGAATCGCCTGGCTCGGCAACGATGGAAATTCAGGACATGGCGGCGATTGTAAAGGCCGCACGGGCAAGCGGCTCGCTCGTGGCCGCTGACAACACGTGGGCGACCCCGCTTCGACTCAAACCGCTAGCGATGGGGATCGACTTCTCCATCTGTGCTCTGTCGAAATATCTCTCCGGCCACTCGGACGTGCTGATGGGGTCAGTCGCCGTCCGCGATGAAACCCTCTACCGACGCCTTCGGGATGTATCGCGTTATCTTGGTTACGGTGTGTCGCCAGAAGACTGCTCGCTTGTCATGCGAGGTATCGAGACGCTTCCCATTCGTCTCGATCGCGCAGAAGCGAATGCCCTGGCGATTGCAAAGTGGCTTCAGGAGCGCCCTGAAGTTCTGAGCGTTCTACACCCGGCGCTTCCTTCCCACCCCGGGCACGAATTGTGGCAACGCGACTTCCTGGGATCTTCGGGCTTGTTCTCTGTGGTTTTGCAATCGTGGACGCGCCCGCGCGTCGCATCGGCGATCGAATCCTTGGAGTTCTTCAGCATAGGGGCAAGTTGGGGCGGCACGAAAAGCATCGTGGCTGTGATTGATCCACAGCCGGCTCGGACAACGACCAGAACCGACATACAGGGGCCCCTGATCCGCTTCAGTATCGGCTTGGAGCATGTCGATGATCTGCTGGCCGATCTCGAGAAATCATTTCGGATCCTGGCGGCCGAGATGGTGGAACCTTCCATGCCCACCCGGCGGGAAATCTAG
- a CDS encoding LysR substrate-binding domain-containing protein — MNLALIEIFSAVMKTGSTTRAADLLGISQPGVSRGLKRLEDTTKLKLFERSGPRLTATPEALLLYREVQAAHAGLDRLKQAAARIREVGTGSLKVASSAALGLSFMPRVIAKYLKHRPAVSITFEIAGSSAVRDLVASGLFDFGLCADEIDTTNLVAEPFIESYGVCVFRKGHALESKRIVSPLDLERERLICLAPEDTARKQLDRHLAAQGVSPRMIVETQFSATVCQLAIEGVGVGVANVLSYVSEGYEKAGLVARPLLPAVTFVTLQILPPQRARSRLVDEFAADLMQERDQLLQECSSYSPHGR, encoded by the coding sequence ATGAACCTTGCCCTGATTGAAATATTTAGCGCAGTCATGAAAACGGGCTCGACCACGAGAGCTGCTGATCTACTGGGAATTTCGCAGCCTGGCGTCAGTCGTGGTTTGAAGCGGCTCGAAGACACAACCAAACTCAAGCTGTTCGAACGCTCTGGCCCCCGGCTTACGGCGACGCCGGAAGCTCTTCTGCTTTACCGCGAGGTTCAGGCCGCCCACGCTGGCCTTGATAGGTTGAAACAAGCGGCAGCACGCATCCGGGAAGTGGGGACAGGTTCGCTCAAGGTCGCGAGTTCCGCCGCTCTGGGCCTGAGCTTCATGCCGCGAGTGATCGCCAAGTATTTGAAGCACCGGCCCGCCGTATCGATTACCTTCGAAATCGCGGGCTCGTCTGCAGTTCGTGATCTGGTGGCGAGCGGTTTGTTCGATTTTGGGCTTTGTGCCGATGAGATCGACACTACCAATCTGGTCGCCGAGCCTTTCATTGAAAGTTACGGTGTATGTGTGTTCCGAAAAGGTCACGCACTCGAAAGTAAACGTATCGTGAGCCCGCTTGACCTCGAACGGGAACGCCTGATCTGTCTCGCGCCTGAGGACACCGCTCGAAAGCAACTCGACCGTCATCTCGCCGCCCAGGGTGTGTCGCCTCGCATGATCGTGGAAACGCAATTCTCAGCCACAGTCTGCCAACTTGCGATCGAAGGCGTGGGCGTGGGCGTCGCCAACGTCCTAAGCTACGTGTCAGAGGGATACGAAAAAGCAGGACTCGTTGCCCGCCCCTTGCTTCCCGCAGTCACCTTCGTGACATTGCAGATCCTGCCGCCACAAAGGGCAAGATCGCGTCTTGTGGATGAGTTTGCAGCGGATCTCATGCAAGAGCGCGATCAACTCCTGCAGGAATGCAGCAGCTATAGCCCGCATGGTCGCTAG
- a CDS encoding nucleotidyltransferase and HEPN domain-containing protein, with protein MRSSLEHLPEEKQRELARVVAIIHEEFADALSGTSAAFKKRGRILKILLFGSFARGTWVDEPHTMKGYRSDYDILVIVNSKQLAEPQYWDKTTDRLLWDKGVKTPVGLIVHGAREVNNFLADGQYFFVDILREGIVLYELDDRPLAEPRKLSATDAYRVAKEHFAKHFVNAKDFADGSRFYLSKTNLALAAFMLHQAVETAYSCLLLTLTNYSPPSHNLKFLRGLAEDQDRRLIDAWPRDQHRYTAWYNILNEAYVKARYSKHFEITEEALGWLLERTEHLHQIVATICQERLAELERATV; from the coding sequence ATGCGATCGTCCCTGGAACATCTGCCGGAAGAAAAGCAGCGCGAGCTTGCCCGCGTCGTTGCGATCATCCATGAGGAGTTCGCCGACGCGCTGTCAGGCACGTCGGCCGCCTTCAAGAAGCGCGGCCGGATCTTAAAGATTTTGCTTTTCGGTTCCTTCGCGCGCGGCACCTGGGTCGACGAGCCGCACACGATGAAGGGCTACCGCTCCGACTACGACATCCTCGTCATCGTCAATTCCAAACAACTGGCCGAACCACAATACTGGGACAAAACAACCGACCGGCTCCTTTGGGACAAAGGCGTGAAGACGCCGGTCGGGCTGATCGTCCATGGCGCCAGGGAGGTGAACAACTTTTTGGCCGATGGCCAGTATTTCTTCGTCGACATCCTGCGCGAGGGCATCGTGCTCTACGAGCTCGACGACCGGCCGCTCGCCGAACCAAGAAAGCTTTCCGCTACCGATGCGTATAGGGTGGCGAAGGAGCATTTTGCGAAGCATTTCGTTAATGCAAAAGATTTCGCCGACGGAAGTAGGTTCTATCTCAGCAAAACCAACTTGGCCCTCGCCGCTTTCATGCTCCACCAAGCGGTTGAAACCGCGTATTCCTGTCTGCTTCTCACGCTGACCAACTACAGCCCGCCGTCGCACAATCTGAAATTCCTCCGCGGGCTCGCCGAAGATCAGGACCGCCGGCTCATCGACGCCTGGCCGCGTGACCAGCACCGCTATACTGCCTGGTACAACATTCTCAACGAAGCCTATGTCAAGGCCCGATACTCGAAGCACTTCGAGATCACCGAAGAGGCGCTAGGCTGGCTGCTTGAGCGGACGGAGCATCTCCATCAGATTGTCGCGACCATCTGCCAGGAGCGCCTTGCGGAGTTGGAACGGGCAACCGTTTGA
- a CDS encoding ArsR/SmtB family transcription factor has product METKLLTVDPMKDGEVVHALGSATRIEMLNLLRQKGPLNVNDIAGHMGLPQSTTATNLKALEQAGLIQTQTMKATKGNQKVCSSIYDEILIRFDTNGTKSSGDVVTVSMPIGLFTEFEVEAPCGLCSVNNVIGMLDVQEVFLDPQRMQAGLLWFTRGYVEYKFPNNARVTGRKIRKLEFSAELSSETPATNANWPSDISIWVNGIKAGHWTSPGDFGDRRGMYSPAWWKLSGSQYGKLKTWTIDDKGTWIDGAMVSTQTIVSLGIADHHSIRFRIGIDEKADNPGGMNIFGKGFGDFDQDLVMSIYF; this is encoded by the coding sequence CTAAGCTTCTAACAGTCGATCCGATGAAGGATGGCGAAGTCGTCCACGCCCTAGGATCAGCGACGCGCATCGAAATGCTCAATCTGCTGCGCCAGAAAGGCCCTTTGAATGTCAACGACATCGCCGGTCACATGGGCTTGCCGCAGTCGACGACGGCGACCAATTTGAAAGCGCTGGAACAGGCGGGTCTTATCCAGACACAGACGATGAAGGCGACGAAAGGCAATCAGAAGGTCTGCTCCAGCATCTATGACGAGATTCTTATCCGCTTCGACACGAACGGCACGAAGTCCTCCGGCGACGTCGTTACCGTCAGCATGCCGATCGGACTCTTTACGGAATTCGAAGTGGAGGCGCCCTGCGGCCTGTGCTCGGTCAATAATGTCATCGGCATGCTGGACGTGCAGGAAGTTTTCCTCGACCCGCAGCGCATGCAGGCCGGGCTTTTGTGGTTCACCCGTGGCTACGTGGAATACAAATTCCCGAACAATGCCAGGGTCACGGGCAGAAAGATCCGCAAGTTGGAGTTTTCGGCCGAGCTCAGCTCCGAGACGCCGGCGACCAATGCCAACTGGCCGTCCGATATTTCGATCTGGGTGAATGGCATCAAGGCCGGTCACTGGACGTCGCCGGGTGATTTCGGTGACCGGCGCGGCATGTATTCGCCCGCCTGGTGGAAACTCAGCGGCTCGCAATACGGCAAGCTCAAGACCTGGACGATCGACGACAAAGGAACCTGGATCGATGGTGCGATGGTCTCGACACAGACGATCGTCTCGCTTGGCATCGCCGATCATCATTCCATTCGCTTCCGCATCGGCATTGACGAGAAGGCGGACAATCCGGGCGGCATGAACATTTTCGGCAAGGGTTTCGGGGATTTCGACCAGGATCTGGTCATGTCGATCTACTTTTGA